One window of Streptomyces sp. SUK 48 genomic DNA carries:
- a CDS encoding CocE/NonD family hydrolase, which produces MRDGVLLSADLYRPDTTGAVPVLVRRTPYGKSGSPGGASVDGLRLVRSGYALLVQDVRGRFASGGAFEPYWNEAPDGADTVAWAVRQPWCDGSAGLFGRSYEGMAALLAAGERPPGLGAVVPHVAGSGFDEGWTRQGGALQLGFLLYWVLYDLLLDGAGLTGPELAEVAAAVDRIDALYADPDAVAYLLDRLAPYYRQWLGHPTGHPYWKAASPRDSYPSINVPSLHVTGWYDIFLAGALENFRGIREQGVESRLVVGPWSHCVTGGIFPQRRYGLAADEQRLDVTGLHLDHFDRHLRGRPTGAAASAPVRLFLTGADEWRAFPDWPVPGTEEHVLHLDGRRLTPGPAPRAAGRDTIRHDPADPVPTTGGATALPGQFTGADCGPLDQREVERRADVLCFTGAPLTAPLTVVGDTVLTVYVTPDAAGADMTGKLVDVRPDGRAELLCDGIQRLEPVGEDAAPAPGRPAEVTVRLGAIGHVFRTGHRVRLEVAASNAPRFDVHPRAVAHHTVHHGGDHPSRLVLPRLADG; this is translated from the coding sequence ATGCGCGACGGCGTGTTATTGAGCGCCGATCTCTACCGCCCGGACACCACCGGGGCGGTACCGGTGCTCGTCCGCCGGACGCCCTACGGGAAGTCGGGAAGTCCCGGCGGGGCCTCGGTCGACGGACTGCGGCTGGTCCGCTCGGGCTACGCCCTGCTGGTGCAGGACGTCCGCGGCCGGTTCGCCTCCGGCGGCGCCTTCGAGCCGTACTGGAACGAAGCCCCGGACGGCGCGGACACCGTCGCCTGGGCCGTCCGGCAGCCCTGGTGCGACGGCTCGGCGGGCCTGTTCGGCCGCTCGTACGAAGGCATGGCCGCGCTGCTCGCGGCGGGCGAGCGGCCGCCCGGCCTGGGCGCCGTCGTCCCGCACGTGGCCGGCTCGGGGTTCGACGAGGGCTGGACCCGTCAGGGTGGCGCCCTGCAACTGGGCTTCCTCCTCTACTGGGTGCTGTACGACCTGCTGCTCGACGGGGCCGGGCTGACCGGGCCGGAGCTGGCCGAGGTGGCGGCCGCCGTCGACCGGATCGATGCCCTGTACGCGGATCCGGATGCCGTCGCCTACCTCCTGGACCGGCTCGCGCCCTATTACCGGCAATGGCTCGGACATCCCACCGGTCACCCCTACTGGAAAGCCGCATCCCCCCGCGACTCGTATCCGTCGATAAACGTTCCGTCCCTCCATGTGACGGGGTGGTACGACATATTCCTCGCCGGCGCCCTGGAGAATTTCCGGGGAATTCGGGAACAGGGCGTGGAATCGCGTCTGGTGGTCGGGCCCTGGTCCCATTGCGTCACCGGCGGGATATTTCCCCAGCGCCGTTACGGGCTCGCCGCCGACGAGCAGCGGCTCGACGTCACCGGTCTGCACCTGGACCACTTCGACCGCCATCTGCGCGGGCGCCCGACCGGTGCGGCGGCCTCGGCGCCGGTGCGGCTCTTCCTCACCGGCGCCGACGAGTGGCGCGCCTTCCCCGACTGGCCGGTCCCCGGCACCGAGGAGCACGTGCTCCACCTGGACGGCCGGCGGCTCACGCCCGGACCCGCCCCGCGCGCCGCGGGCCGCGACACGATCCGGCACGACCCGGCCGACCCGGTGCCCACCACCGGCGGCGCCACCGCCCTGCCCGGCCAGTTCACCGGCGCCGACTGCGGCCCGCTCGACCAGCGCGAGGTGGAGCGGCGCGCCGACGTCCTGTGCTTCACCGGCGCACCGCTCACCGCCCCGTTGACCGTGGTCGGCGACACCGTCCTGACGGTGTACGTCACGCCGGACGCGGCGGGCGCCGACATGACCGGCAAACTCGTCGACGTCCGGCCCGACGGCCGGGCGGAGCTGCTGTGCGACGGCATCCAGCGGCTGGAGCCGGTGGGGGAGGACGCGGCGCCCGCTCCCGGCCGGCCGGCCGAGGTCACCGTCCGCCTCGGGGCGATCGGCCATGTGTTCCGCACCGGCCACCGCGTCCGGCTGGAGGTCGCGGCGAGCAACGCGCCACGCTTCGACGTCCATCCCCGGGCGGTCGCGCACCACACCGTCCACCACGGCGGTGACCATCCCTCACGCCTGGTGCTGCCGCGTCTCGCCGACGGCTGA
- a CDS encoding ATP-grasp domain-containing protein, translating into MTERLLVCGLGSGMDHSLAELRSPSRELTVITDAPTDRARAAADTLLVCDPTDGTAVLAELSAAGVDRLDGVFSLGADNPPVISAVAHRFGCPGLPLETALDCTLKDRRLAILRAAGLDLPRFATAGSVREAVRAVAEVGLPAVIKPIDQTGSLGVLKVESAEAVRQGAAEALRLSPVGRIVVEEFLEGTEHTLAAFMADGELHRFGFGDREYGRKEEFAPYFFEGGDTLPSRLTAEQIEEVTETVRRGARALRLDPAVINTDILRTRDGRVVLLEITCRLTGARIATEVMRLATGVDPLPNVVRLALGRPLELSELRPTRRGAAVQRFLPADGGVVEWAGNPRDVARRAGVHDVFWGMELTPGTVVPPFRGGADVLAGVIAYADERAAAEAVAERTLRALPLRFKAATR; encoded by the coding sequence GTGACTGAGCGGCTCCTGGTCTGCGGGCTGGGTTCGGGGATGGACCATTCGCTGGCGGAACTGCGGTCGCCGAGCCGTGAGTTGACCGTGATCACCGACGCGCCGACCGACCGCGCGCGGGCGGCCGCGGACACGCTGCTGGTCTGCGACCCGACCGACGGCACGGCGGTCCTCGCGGAGCTGTCGGCGGCCGGTGTCGACCGGCTGGACGGCGTGTTCTCGCTCGGCGCGGACAATCCGCCGGTGATCAGCGCGGTGGCCCACCGGTTCGGCTGCCCCGGCCTGCCCCTGGAGACGGCGCTCGACTGCACGCTCAAGGACCGTCGGCTGGCGATCCTGCGCGCGGCGGGCCTGGACCTGCCCCGGTTCGCGACCGCCGGGAGTGTGCGGGAGGCGGTGCGGGCGGTCGCCGAGGTCGGTCTGCCGGCCGTCATCAAACCGATCGATCAGACCGGTTCGCTGGGCGTGCTGAAGGTGGAGTCGGCCGAGGCGGTACGGCAGGGGGCGGCCGAGGCGCTGCGGCTCAGCCCCGTCGGCCGGATCGTCGTCGAGGAGTTCCTGGAGGGCACCGAGCACACCCTGGCCGCGTTCATGGCCGACGGCGAGCTGCACCGGTTCGGTTTCGGCGACCGGGAGTACGGGCGCAAGGAGGAGTTCGCCCCGTACTTCTTCGAAGGCGGCGACACCCTGCCCAGCCGGCTCACCGCCGAGCAGATCGAGGAGGTCACCGAGACCGTCCGGCGCGGGGCCCGGGCACTGCGGCTGGACCCCGCGGTGATCAACACCGACATCCTGCGCACCCGTGACGGCCGGGTGGTGCTCCTGGAGATCACCTGCCGTCTCACCGGCGCGCGGATCGCCACCGAGGTGATGCGGCTGGCCACCGGGGTGGACCCGCTGCCCAACGTGGTGCGGCTGGCTCTCGGCCGGCCGCTGGAGCTGTCCGAGCTGCGCCCGACCCGACGCGGGGCGGCGGTCCAGCGCTTCCTGCCCGCGGACGGCGGAGTGGTGGAGTGGGCCGGCAACCCGCGGGACGTCGCCCGCCGGGCGGGGGTGCACGACGTCTTCTGGGGGATGGAGCTCACGCCCGGGACCGTGGTGCCGCCCTTTCGCGGCGGGGCCGACGTGCTGGCCGGGGTGATCGCGTACGCCGACGAGCGCGCCGCGGCGGAGGCGGTCGCCGAGCGCACGCTGCGCGCGCTGCCCCTGCGGTTCAAGGCGGCGACGCGATGA
- the vioC gene encoding arginine beta-hydroxylase, Fe(II)/alpha-ketoglutarate-dependent → MSNLTDQSTPCYTLSPDEAAATAGLTLELAAAYPSFGDAGLLRDLPRLAARLPLGVQHFLRDFKLADRHGHVVVRGHEFDQGRIGPTPEHWRGRHRPGPEFPEELLLMLYSALLGEPFGWATQQDGHLVHDIFPIRRHENDQLGMGSKQLLTWHTEDAFHPYRSDYLILGALRNPDHVPTTVGELDLASLDEDDIDILFEPRFWIAPDESHLPKNNTIASEEEAARFATIQKMLDERPLGPLLYGSRQDPYMRLDPYFTSVPEDDADARRAYDALFKVVDAGMREVVADQGDVLFIDNHRAVHGRLPFQPRYDGTDRWLKRMCVTADLRRSRPMRATAETRLLG, encoded by the coding sequence ATGTCGAACCTCACCGACCAGTCCACACCCTGCTACACCCTCAGCCCCGACGAGGCCGCCGCGACCGCCGGGCTCACCCTCGAACTGGCCGCCGCCTACCCCTCCTTCGGCGACGCCGGCCTGCTGCGCGACCTGCCGCGGCTCGCGGCCCGGCTGCCGCTCGGCGTGCAGCACTTCCTGCGCGACTTCAAGCTGGCCGACCGCCACGGCCATGTGGTCGTGCGCGGGCACGAGTTCGACCAGGGGCGCATCGGGCCCACCCCCGAGCACTGGCGCGGACGCCACCGGCCCGGGCCGGAGTTCCCCGAGGAGCTGCTGCTGATGCTGTACTCGGCGCTGCTGGGCGAGCCCTTCGGCTGGGCCACGCAGCAGGACGGCCACCTCGTGCACGACATCTTCCCGATCCGCCGGCACGAGAACGACCAGCTCGGCATGGGCAGCAAGCAGCTGCTGACCTGGCACACCGAGGACGCCTTCCACCCCTACCGCAGCGACTACCTGATCCTGGGCGCCCTGCGCAATCCGGACCATGTGCCCACCACGGTCGGCGAGTTGGACCTGGCTTCGCTGGACGAGGACGATATCGACATCCTCTTCGAGCCGCGCTTCTGGATCGCGCCGGACGAGTCGCATCTGCCGAAGAACAACACCATCGCCTCCGAGGAGGAGGCCGCCCGCTTCGCCACCATCCAGAAGATGCTCGACGAGCGTCCGCTCGGCCCGCTGCTCTACGGCTCGCGGCAGGACCCGTACATGCGTCTGGACCCGTACTTCACCTCCGTGCCCGAGGACGACGCCGACGCCCGGCGTGCCTACGACGCGTTGTTCAAGGTGGTGGACGCCGGGATGCGGGAGGTGGTCGCGGACCAGGGCGACGTGCTCTTCATCGACAACCACCGGGCGGTGCACGGCCGCCTGCCGTTCCAGCCCCGCTACGACGGCACCGACCGGTGGCTCAAGCGGATGTGTGTCACGGCCGACCTTCGCCGTTCCCGTCCGATGCGGGCCACGGCCGAGACGCGGCTGCTGGGCTGA
- a CDS encoding NAD-dependent epimerase/dehydratase family protein, producing the protein MPPVRLAIVGCGAAARGCHVPALPPLKGDVRLTALIDRDPRQARAALDLYRELGGTGADQVVIAADPAEAADAFDAAVVVVPHTSHAGTVESLLAAGKHVLLEKPMTTSVEDARRLVALAADDSAPLLAMAHPRRLFPAYAWVKRLIENGDLGDVVRVDWAEGHPYAWEPVSWSMFDRRLAGGGVLTDTASHVFDTLLWWLGPEVRVVRHLDDSLGGVEADAITHLRFGGVDVHCAFSRLRDLGISCTVTGTRATVTIGTDFPAGECTLVSSDGVELHRGDVAAVAPAQGEWELLFTEQLANFAAAVRGTTPAHSGPEDGLRVVELIQECYGGAREEAARPWTIRRAETGVKDTLTGTVAVTGASGFIGGRVVERLALGTRATVRPVVRGFGRAARLSVLPQERLEFRRADLLDTDGLRAAFEGCDTVVHCAFGSAGEEADRWAASVEGTANVLAAARAAGVRRVVHLSTIDVYDPAVAGELTEESPGRPADPADREYEQQKLAAERLVLDAHGPELETVVLQPGVVYGPWGGQWTTAQLGRAAGDFAALPTGEDTGVCNAVYVDDLVEAVLLAAAKEAAAGQRFLVGNGEPLGWGRFFDAIRDLRGLDGPAGRTAGTPVPDWELELYRSTARARYDKAERLLGFTARTPFATGVELTGQWAVWARQAPEARS; encoded by the coding sequence ATGCCTCCCGTACGTCTCGCCATCGTCGGATGCGGCGCTGCCGCACGCGGCTGCCACGTGCCCGCCCTGCCGCCGCTGAAGGGCGATGTGCGGCTGACCGCGCTCATCGACCGGGACCCACGCCAGGCGCGGGCCGCGCTCGATCTGTACCGCGAGCTCGGCGGCACCGGTGCCGACCAGGTGGTGATCGCGGCCGATCCGGCCGAGGCCGCGGACGCCTTCGACGCGGCCGTGGTCGTCGTACCGCACACCTCGCACGCCGGGACCGTCGAGTCCCTGCTCGCGGCCGGCAAGCACGTGCTGCTGGAGAAGCCCATGACCACCTCGGTCGAGGATGCCCGGCGCCTGGTCGCGCTCGCCGCCGACGACTCCGCGCCGCTGCTCGCGATGGCCCACCCGCGGCGGCTGTTCCCCGCGTACGCCTGGGTCAAGCGGCTCATCGAGAACGGCGACCTGGGCGATGTGGTGCGGGTCGACTGGGCGGAGGGCCACCCGTATGCCTGGGAGCCGGTCTCCTGGTCGATGTTCGACCGGCGGCTCGCGGGCGGCGGAGTGCTCACCGACACCGCCTCGCACGTCTTCGACACGCTGCTGTGGTGGCTCGGCCCCGAGGTGCGGGTCGTCCGCCACCTGGACGACTCGCTGGGCGGGGTGGAGGCCGACGCGATCACCCATCTGCGGTTCGGCGGGGTCGACGTGCACTGCGCGTTCAGCCGGCTGCGCGACCTCGGCATCTCCTGCACGGTGACCGGCACCAGGGCGACCGTCACCATCGGGACCGACTTCCCGGCCGGCGAGTGCACCCTGGTCTCCTCCGACGGCGTGGAGCTGCACCGGGGAGACGTGGCGGCGGTGGCCCCCGCCCAGGGCGAGTGGGAGCTGCTGTTCACCGAGCAGCTCGCCAACTTCGCCGCGGCCGTGCGCGGGACCACCCCGGCGCACTCCGGTCCCGAGGACGGCCTGCGCGTCGTCGAGCTGATCCAGGAGTGCTACGGCGGCGCCCGCGAGGAGGCCGCCCGGCCCTGGACCATCCGCCGCGCCGAGACCGGCGTCAAGGACACGCTCACCGGCACCGTGGCGGTCACCGGTGCGAGCGGCTTCATCGGCGGCCGCGTCGTCGAACGGCTCGCGCTGGGCACGCGGGCCACCGTACGGCCGGTGGTGCGCGGCTTCGGCCGGGCCGCGCGGCTGTCCGTGCTGCCGCAGGAGCGGCTGGAGTTCCGCCGGGCCGACCTGCTGGACACCGACGGCCTGCGGGCCGCCTTCGAGGGGTGCGACACCGTCGTGCACTGCGCCTTCGGCAGCGCCGGCGAGGAGGCGGACCGCTGGGCGGCCTCCGTCGAGGGCACCGCGAACGTGCTGGCCGCCGCCCGCGCCGCCGGCGTCCGCCGGGTGGTGCACCTGAGCACCATCGACGTCTACGACCCCGCCGTCGCCGGTGAGCTGACCGAGGAGTCGCCGGGCCGCCCGGCGGACCCCGCCGACCGCGAGTACGAGCAGCAGAAGCTCGCCGCCGAACGGCTGGTGCTCGACGCCCACGGCCCGGAGCTGGAGACCGTCGTCCTCCAGCCCGGCGTGGTCTACGGGCCCTGGGGCGGTCAGTGGACCACCGCCCAGCTCGGCCGCGCCGCAGGCGACTTCGCCGCACTCCCGACGGGCGAGGACACCGGCGTGTGCAACGCCGTGTACGTCGACGATCTGGTGGAAGCGGTGCTCCTGGCCGCCGCGAAGGAGGCGGCGGCCGGTCAGCGCTTCCTGGTCGGCAACGGCGAACCGCTCGGCTGGGGACGGTTCTTCGACGCGATCCGTGACCTGCGCGGCCTGGACGGTCCGGCGGGGCGGACCGCCGGGACCCCGGTGCCGGACTGGGAGCTGGAGCTGTACCGCTCGACCGCCCGGGCCCGGTACGACAAGGCCGAACGCCTGCTCGGCTTCACCGCGCGGACCCCCTTCGCCACGGGCGTGGAGCTGACCGGGCAGTGGGCGGTCTGGGCCCGGCAGGCGCCGGAGGCGCGGTCGTGA
- a CDS encoding PIG-L deacetylase family protein, which translates to MTGLTDVLVVAPHPDDDVIGCGGSIAKHVRDGARVTVVVVIGRERSALDDAVTDADFAAETRAAAKTLGVHRCIRLDEPSRDFALSRRVHLELVRVLREVRPQLVYLPHDNDDDVEHRMVHQLTTETLWMAQSEFFQETGGRPMPAPRLVLGYEVWAPMARFQYAENIDEQIETKVEAMRAYVSQLRHAAWDEGVRGLARYRGTVSAGSGHAEVFQVLSLRTPPAAGGPGAGGATGDGPGGGRD; encoded by the coding sequence GTGACGGGCCTCACCGATGTGCTGGTGGTCGCGCCGCACCCCGACGACGACGTCATCGGCTGCGGCGGCTCCATCGCCAAACACGTCCGGGACGGGGCCCGGGTGACGGTGGTCGTCGTCATCGGGCGTGAGCGCAGCGCCCTGGACGACGCGGTCACCGACGCCGACTTCGCCGCCGAGACGCGGGCCGCCGCGAAGACACTGGGCGTGCACCGCTGCATCCGCCTCGACGAGCCGTCACGGGACTTCGCACTCTCCCGCCGGGTGCACCTGGAGTTGGTGCGGGTGCTGCGGGAGGTGCGGCCGCAGCTGGTCTATCTGCCGCACGACAACGACGACGACGTCGAACACCGCATGGTGCACCAACTGACCACCGAGACGCTGTGGATGGCGCAGTCGGAGTTCTTCCAGGAGACGGGCGGGCGGCCGATGCCGGCGCCCCGGCTGGTGCTCGGATACGAGGTGTGGGCGCCGATGGCCCGGTTCCAGTACGCGGAGAACATCGACGAACAGATCGAGACCAAGGTCGAGGCGATGCGCGCGTACGTCTCGCAGTTGCGGCACGCCGCCTGGGACGAGGGTGTCCGCGGCCTGGCCCGCTACCGGGGCACGGTGTCCGCGGGCTCGGGCCACGCGGAGGTGTTCCAGGTGCTGAGCCTGCGCACCCCGCCCGCGGCCGGCGGTCCCGGCGCCGGCGGAGCGACCGGCGACGGGCCGGGAGGCGGCCGTGACTGA
- a CDS encoding glycosyltransferase, with protein MTTTPATTGRGPLDAPARTRTDETRENEMATDSVDETAVEKGIARTAVVIALRDDLRIADCIASIDEDVEIVLALNGPTEAVLKLIAEHPRPLTVTEIEDVGNLGAAYNAGAAATDRQYLLLMDSDCTFAPGVVRSMVRAVLTDPVVKGQVVYGESDGLLSRLTARVREFDEGDYVSALSPPLVYNRTIVDHIGGYHFDELIHWCEDREFDFRLQLAGIPVVYLPEARIFHDAQHGFANMRSYFRYGVGEGIAQETGVFTTPAVPVLWRWYEAVRTLAHCARGKGAGAAAYYALLKIAFHTGTAHHLLNDPYGVRDRYPASAKRARMVRSIPQHSTRLTKAQLRRLRRAHWEAGRRIEKVADLSVFHQDAAGPAVRPAVSSAVGETRQHQA; from the coding sequence ATGACCACGACACCGGCGACGACCGGCCGCGGGCCGCTGGACGCGCCCGCCCGCACACGCACCGACGAGACGAGGGAGAACGAGATGGCCACCGATTCGGTGGACGAGACCGCGGTCGAGAAGGGGATCGCCCGCACGGCCGTGGTCATCGCCCTGCGCGACGACCTGCGGATCGCCGACTGCATCGCGTCGATCGACGAGGACGTCGAGATCGTGCTGGCGCTGAACGGGCCCACCGAGGCCGTGCTGAAGCTGATCGCCGAGCATCCGAGGCCGCTGACGGTCACCGAGATCGAGGACGTCGGCAACCTGGGCGCGGCCTACAACGCGGGGGCCGCCGCCACCGACCGGCAGTACCTGCTGCTGATGGACTCCGACTGCACCTTCGCCCCGGGGGTGGTGCGGTCCATGGTCCGCGCGGTCCTCACCGACCCGGTGGTCAAGGGGCAGGTGGTGTACGGGGAGTCGGACGGCCTGCTCAGCAGACTGACCGCCCGGGTGCGGGAGTTCGACGAGGGCGACTACGTCAGCGCGCTGTCCCCGCCGCTCGTCTACAACCGGACGATCGTGGACCACATCGGCGGATACCACTTCGACGAGCTGATCCACTGGTGCGAGGACCGGGAGTTCGACTTCCGGCTCCAGCTGGCCGGCATACCGGTGGTGTACCTGCCCGAGGCCCGGATCTTCCACGACGCCCAGCACGGCTTCGCGAACATGCGCAGTTACTTCCGCTACGGCGTCGGCGAGGGCATCGCCCAGGAGACGGGCGTGTTCACCACGCCGGCCGTGCCGGTGCTGTGGCGCTGGTACGAGGCGGTCCGGACCCTGGCGCACTGCGCCCGCGGCAAGGGGGCGGGGGCCGCGGCGTACTACGCGCTGCTGAAGATCGCCTTCCATACGGGCACCGCGCACCATCTGCTCAACGATCCCTACGGGGTGCGGGACCGCTACCCGGCCTCGGCCAAGCGGGCCCGTATGGTGCGGTCGATCCCGCAGCACAGCACCCGCCTGACCAAGGCCCAGCTGCGGCGGCTGCGCCGGGCGCACTGGGAGGCGGGCCGGCGGATCGAGAAGGTGGCGGACCTCTCGGTCTTCCATCAGGACGCCGCCGGCCCCGCCGTCCGCCCAGCCGTCTCCTCAGCCGTCGGCGAGACGCGGCAGCACCAGGCGTGA
- a CDS encoding amino acid adenylation domain-containing protein, whose translation MTAAGAPDVLDLWDRCVREHACRTALMTVRHIWSYRAVDRLTDAWAGSLAARGAGPGRLVGLAFPDPGRTVLGMLAALKAGAGFTVLDDRLPLAARESLVRRTRAAVWLGDGAHAPATAYVPAGPPGADGDMADRDNSGPYSGSPAAGANGSAPDTGDPAAGAGNSAPDRAGSVGADGFASRRSVRASGGDVAYVLFTSGSTGPPKGTVVERDALRRFAVAVAGRLELTAGDRWLQVAALGFDVLIEEVFPALLSGAAVVCRADTQALDAEELHTMMARTGTTVVELSTQYWLEYARWLDSRGLTTPEALRLVVVGGERMDPRPYREWQARRPARLAHVYGLTECTVSSTFYTGLLPADAEEVPLGMPLRDVEISVRRDGRPVPRGASGEIHIGGPLLARGFLDDEAATARRFVLDPLSASLGARVYRTGDLGRIDADGHLVFLGRLDDQVKIRGHRLEPARVERALCADPAVDQAVVFPDPRTGTALWAFTVPADPEHAPPPGAAVRVAGPEKDALLAPLAAHLPDWAVPRVVFRVSGLPKNRHGKIDKRRLGDWVAAEHVAVRKEPDTAEGPRTPLASRAPLAPLAPLAPLAPLAPTGSRTPGQAPGSRPEPRDEPLSTVTDLFREVLDAPGIGPDDDFFDHGGQSLLAMRLLARLRGCFPAAAGLRASALLRCPTPRLLAEALRAGEAARR comes from the coding sequence ATGACCGCCGCGGGCGCCCCCGACGTACTGGACCTGTGGGACCGCTGTGTACGTGAACACGCCTGCCGAACAGCATTGATGACGGTACGTCACATCTGGTCGTACCGGGCGGTGGACCGGTTGACCGACGCCTGGGCCGGTTCCCTGGCCGCGCGCGGCGCGGGTCCCGGACGGCTGGTGGGCCTGGCCTTCCCGGATCCCGGACGCACGGTGCTCGGCATGCTGGCGGCGCTGAAGGCAGGGGCGGGGTTCACCGTCCTGGACGACCGACTGCCCCTCGCCGCACGGGAGTCACTGGTGCGGCGTACGCGGGCCGCGGTCTGGCTCGGCGACGGCGCCCACGCACCCGCGACGGCCTACGTGCCGGCCGGGCCGCCCGGCGCCGACGGGGACATGGCCGATCGTGACAACTCGGGCCCGTACAGCGGCAGTCCGGCGGCGGGCGCGAACGGCTCCGCCCCGGACACCGGCGACCCCGCGGCGGGCGCGGGCAACTCGGCCCCGGACAGAGCCGGTTCGGTCGGCGCGGACGGCTTCGCGTCCCGGCGGTCGGTCCGGGCCTCCGGCGGCGACGTGGCGTACGTGCTGTTCACCTCCGGGTCCACCGGACCGCCCAAGGGCACGGTCGTCGAGCGGGACGCGCTGCGCAGGTTCGCCGTCGCGGTCGCCGGGCGGCTGGAGCTGACCGCCGGGGACCGCTGGCTCCAGGTCGCCGCACTGGGTTTCGACGTGCTGATCGAGGAGGTGTTCCCCGCGCTCCTCTCCGGCGCGGCCGTGGTGTGCCGGGCCGACACGCAGGCCCTGGACGCGGAGGAACTGCACACCATGATGGCCCGCACCGGGACCACGGTGGTGGAACTGTCCACGCAGTACTGGCTTGAGTACGCCCGCTGGCTCGACTCGCGCGGCCTGACCACGCCGGAGGCGCTGCGCCTGGTGGTGGTCGGCGGCGAACGGATGGACCCGCGGCCGTACCGGGAGTGGCAGGCCCGCCGGCCGGCCCGGCTGGCCCACGTCTACGGACTGACCGAGTGCACCGTCAGCTCCACCTTCTACACCGGGCTGCTTCCGGCCGACGCCGAGGAGGTCCCGCTCGGCATGCCGCTGCGGGACGTGGAGATCAGTGTCCGGCGCGACGGCCGGCCCGTGCCGCGGGGCGCGTCCGGAGAGATCCACATCGGCGGACCTCTGCTGGCGCGCGGCTTCCTCGACGACGAGGCCGCCACCGCCCGCCGGTTCGTGCTCGACCCGCTGTCCGCCTCCCTTGGGGCTCGGGTGTACCGGACGGGCGATCTGGGGCGGATCGACGCCGACGGACACCTGGTCTTCCTCGGGCGGCTCGACGACCAGGTGAAGATCCGCGGGCACCGGCTGGAGCCGGCTCGGGTGGAGCGGGCCCTGTGCGCGGACCCCGCCGTGGATCAGGCCGTGGTGTTCCCCGATCCGCGGACCGGTACCGCGCTGTGGGCCTTCACGGTCCCGGCGGACCCCGAGCACGCGCCGCCGCCCGGCGCGGCGGTCCGGGTGGCCGGGCCGGAGAAGGACGCCCTGCTGGCACCGCTGGCGGCGCACCTGCCGGACTGGGCCGTGCCCCGGGTGGTGTTCCGGGTGTCGGGCCTGCCGAAGAACCGGCACGGCAAGATCGACAAACGCCGGTTGGGCGACTGGGTCGCGGCGGAGCACGTCGCCGTGCGCAAGGAGCCGGACACGGCGGAGGGCCCACGGACACCCCTGGCGTCCCGGGCACCCCTGGCCCCTCTGGCCCCTCTGGCCCCTCTGGCCCCTCTGGCGCCGACCGGATCGCGGACACCGGGTCAGGCGCCGGGTTCCCGACCGGAGCCCCGCGACGAACCGCTGTCCACGGTGACGGACCTGTTCCGCGAGGTACTGGACGCGCCGGGGATCGGCCCCGACGACGACTTCTTCGATCACGGCGGCCAGTCCCTGCTGGCCATGCGTCTGCTCGCGCGGCTGCGCGGGTGCTTCCCGGCGGCGGCCGGGCTGCGGGCGAGCGCTCTGCTCCGGTGTCCGACCCCCCGGCTGCTGGCCGAAGCGCTCCGTGCCGGCGAGGCCGCCCGGCGCTGA